The following proteins are encoded in a genomic region of Trueperaceae bacterium:
- a CDS encoding 30S ribosomal protein S20: MMARNLSAMKYHRQSERRRTIHRSQKTMIRTFSKKAVEAAESGDAEAATKFAKVAQGLIDKAQKTSTLHKNTAARKKSRLAKQIRNLQQTS, from the coding sequence ATGATGGCTAGAAATTTGTCAGCAATGAAGTACCATCGGCAATCAGAGCGGCGCCGTACCATTCATCGGTCCCAAAAAACCATGATCCGTACCTTTTCTAAGAAAGCCGTTGAGGCAGCAGAATCAGGTGACGCCGAAGCAGCTACAAAATTTGCGAAGGTAGCCCAAGGGCTAATCGACAAAGCCCAGAAAACGTCTACGCTCCATAAAAATACTGCTGCGCGCAAGAAATCTCGTCTTGCGAAACAGATACGCAACCTTCAACAGACTTCTTAA
- a CDS encoding enoyl-[acyl-carrier-protein] reductase FabI (Catalyzes a key regulatory step in fatty acid biosynthesis) produces MVAIDLNGKNGLVLGVTNQRSIAWAIASPLAEAGARLAFSYQSERLRPGLEKLTGELRDPVLVECDVQQDEQLDTLFTVIEEEFGHLDFVVHSLAYSPQETFSDPFSKTSRENWRTAMDVSAYSLVAVANRAAPLMLNGGSIVTMTYLAAERVVPHYNMMGVAKAALEASMRFLAYDLGSHGIRVNAISAGPVRTVAARSIAGFGDMYSEAGKMSMLRRNITHEEVGGLALSLISDRLGSGITGETVYVDAGYHAMGMFLPEGLEE; encoded by the coding sequence ATGGTAGCGATCGACCTTAATGGGAAAAACGGACTTGTTCTCGGGGTAACTAATCAGCGTTCAATAGCTTGGGCTATTGCGAGTCCTCTTGCTGAGGCGGGAGCCCGCCTTGCTTTTAGTTACCAGTCGGAGCGCCTGCGACCGGGATTAGAAAAGCTTACGGGTGAGCTTAGAGACCCTGTCTTAGTGGAGTGTGATGTTCAGCAAGATGAACAGCTAGACACCCTCTTCACAGTTATTGAGGAGGAATTCGGTCACCTTGATTTTGTAGTACATTCATTAGCTTACTCTCCTCAAGAGACTTTTTCAGATCCGTTCTCAAAGACCAGCCGTGAAAACTGGCGTACTGCCATGGACGTCAGTGCCTACTCTCTGGTGGCAGTAGCTAATAGGGCTGCACCCCTGATGCTAAACGGGGGAAGCATCGTAACCATGACTTACCTAGCTGCAGAACGGGTAGTGCCTCACTACAACATGATGGGCGTTGCTAAGGCGGCCCTTGAGGCAAGTATGCGGTTTTTAGCTTATGACCTCGGTAGTCACGGAATTCGCGTCAATGCCATCAGTGCTGGCCCTGTGCGCACTGTAGCGGCGAGGTCAATAGCTGGTTTTGGAGATATGTATTCCGAAGCAGGTAAGATGTCAATGCTACGCAGGAATATTACCCACGAAGAAGTCGGTGGCCTAGCATTGTCTTTGATCAGCGATCGGTTAGGTAGTGGCATTACGGGTGAAACGGTTTATGTAGATGCCGGATACCATGCAATGGGTATGTTCTTGCCAGAAGGCCTAGAAGAGTAA
- a CDS encoding aminodeoxychorismate/anthranilate synthase component II: MKRILVVDNYDSFTYNLVQYIGELGAEVVVWRNDEFAPSEVEQLKPDGIVISPGPCTPNEAGVAVELTRTVASRYPIYGVCLGHQVIAAAFGAQIDKAETIMHGKTSMIRHDGTGTFRGLKDKIQATRYHSLIVNNLPPELPANAWADDAGESIVMGFRHVEWPIWGVQFHPESILTEEGHAMLQNFLDIC; encoded by the coding sequence GTGAAAAGGATACTTGTAGTTGATAACTACGATTCGTTTACGTATAACCTGGTCCAATATATTGGTGAGCTTGGAGCTGAAGTTGTGGTGTGGCGGAATGATGAGTTTGCTCCAAGCGAGGTTGAACAGCTTAAGCCAGATGGGATCGTGATATCTCCGGGGCCGTGTACCCCTAACGAAGCTGGCGTTGCAGTGGAATTAACCCGTACAGTAGCAAGCCGGTATCCCATATACGGCGTTTGCTTGGGTCATCAAGTCATTGCAGCAGCATTCGGAGCTCAGATTGATAAGGCCGAGACTATAATGCATGGGAAAACAAGTATGATTCGGCACGATGGTACAGGTACCTTTCGAGGTCTCAAGGATAAAATTCAAGCGACTCGTTACCATTCACTCATAGTCAATAACCTACCGCCCGAGCTTCCAGCCAATGCTTGGGCTGATGACGCGGGAGAGTCGATAGTAATGGGGTTTCGTCATGTAGAGTGGCCAATATGGGGAGTCCAGTTCCACCCAGAAAGCATTTTGACCGAGGAGGGCCACGCTATGCTCCAGAACTTCCTTGATATTTGTTAA
- a CDS encoding sulfite oxidase-like oxidoreductase, translated as MRRESLETELNDSRVPSGQSVTDNFPVLTYGPTPSLDKDNIEIKITGLVAPKVFGWEQIKELPQTTICKDFHCVTHWSKLDVSWTGTLTRDLLTYLEIAEEATHVMLHCYGGYTTNLSLEDFFGEGCMLAHALEGQDIPSEHGGPLRVIIPHLYAWKSAKWLSGIEFMAKDKPGFWERNGYHMRGDPFQEERFS; from the coding sequence ATGAGAAGAGAGTCGTTAGAAACTGAGCTAAATGACTCCCGAGTTCCTTCGGGTCAAAGTGTTACAGACAATTTTCCCGTTCTCACTTACGGACCGACACCAAGTCTGGATAAGGATAATATAGAGATAAAGATTACGGGACTTGTAGCTCCTAAGGTATTCGGATGGGAGCAAATAAAAGAGCTTCCGCAGACAACTATATGCAAAGACTTCCACTGTGTTACTCATTGGTCTAAGCTCGATGTCAGCTGGACTGGGACTCTTACTCGGGACCTGTTAACTTACCTGGAGATAGCTGAAGAAGCTACTCATGTGATGCTTCACTGTTATGGCGGGTATACAACTAATCTTTCGCTTGAGGATTTTTTCGGTGAAGGCTGCATGTTGGCTCATGCGCTTGAAGGACAAGATATTCCTAGTGAACACGGAGGGCCGTTGCGAGTAATCATTCCACACCTCTATGCGTGGAAGAGCGCAAAGTGGCTTTCTGGCATTGAGTTTATGGCAAAAGATAAGCCGGGATTCTGGGAAAGGAACGGCTATCATATGAGGGGAGATCCATTCCAAGAGGAACGTTTCAGCTAA
- the trpD gene encoding anthranilate phosphoribosyltransferase, with the protein MSESEAKDVMGLIMDDRVSKVQVAALLAALRTRGETVQEITGFAEAMRERSVKLSVPMDTPLLDTCGTGGTGKSTLNISTTVAFVVAAGGVRVAKHGNRGVTKRSGSADLLEALGVNIDQNPEVLAESLEATGVAFLFARSHHPAMRFVAPVRAELRARTVFNVLGPLTNPAGANRQLMGVFDPSMTELLAHVLGKLGVERALVVHGDGLDDFSVTGENFVSELGSDGQVSSYSIFSEDVGLSKYSLNDLAGGDPQDNAVITRAVLSGEEVGAKRDVVLFNAGSGLYLGGCASSLQAGVELAANLIDSGAAQERLEAYVAFNQ; encoded by the coding sequence ATGAGTGAGTCGGAGGCGAAAGATGTCATGGGATTGATTATGGACGACAGAGTTTCTAAGGTCCAGGTAGCAGCCCTACTAGCCGCCCTTCGGACCCGTGGTGAAACGGTTCAAGAAATTACCGGTTTCGCTGAAGCCATGCGAGAGCGGTCAGTAAAACTCTCCGTCCCAATGGACACTCCATTGTTGGATACTTGTGGAACCGGAGGTACAGGGAAATCCACGTTGAACATTAGTACCACTGTAGCGTTCGTTGTCGCTGCTGGTGGGGTACGAGTGGCAAAGCACGGAAACCGGGGGGTTACAAAACGGTCTGGGTCAGCAGATCTCTTAGAAGCGCTTGGGGTCAATATCGACCAAAATCCAGAGGTTCTTGCGGAAAGCCTAGAAGCTACTGGTGTCGCTTTCCTCTTTGCTCGGAGTCATCATCCTGCAATGCGCTTTGTCGCACCTGTTCGGGCTGAATTAAGGGCTCGAACTGTTTTTAATGTTCTCGGCCCCCTTACGAACCCTGCTGGCGCTAATCGTCAGTTGATGGGGGTGTTTGATCCAAGCATGACTGAACTACTGGCTCATGTTCTGGGAAAACTGGGCGTTGAAAGGGCACTAGTGGTACACGGCGATGGCTTAGATGATTTTTCGGTTACAGGAGAGAACTTTGTTAGTGAATTAGGTTCAGATGGTCAAGTATCCTCTTACTCCATTTTCTCTGAGGACGTCGGTCTCTCAAAGTATTCTTTAAATGACCTCGCTGGCGGTGATCCTCAAGATAATGCAGTAATTACTCGTGCTGTTCTATCAGGTGAAGAGGTAGGAGCGAAACGAGATGTTGTGCTATTTAATGCAGGTTCTGGACTCTACCTGGGCGGTTGTGCATCAAGCCTGCAGGCTGGGGTCGAGTTGGCGGCAAATCTTATTGATTCTGGGGCTGCCCAAGAACGATTGGAAGCGTATGTGGCTTTCAATCAATAA
- the trpE gene encoding anthranilate synthase component I codes for MNKAAKIKPVYRSMLADLETPLSAYLKVGGHPSFLLESVEQGERIARYSFIGTGARRRIEARGEKVTVTTPDGIETFESKDPLRILWDMTVAETDTPEELPDFWSGAVGFASYDLIRLYEDLPNNNPDELNTPDLLFIEPEVLVIFDHLARRVYIVAPAIEGDSSDESRAASIVNETHDRLRGPLPGVPGDRAGEMTEFKSNFSRDSYMEAVRRSVEYIQAGDVFQVVPSQRLSADLGVHPFAVYRALRAINPSPYLGYLDLGPVTLVASSPESLVRTRGNRVETLPIAGTRPRGSTAVEDDALAQELLGDEKERAEHIMLVDLGRNDLGRVCRYGSVQVDDLMRIERYSHVMHIVSTVSGELAHDKTPLDALSSTLPMGTASGAPKIRAMEIIDELEPVKRGPYAGSFGYVSVTGAMDMALTLRTVVVTGGRLHLQAGGGVVADSDPGFEYQESLNKLAALRKAVEMATKGLR; via the coding sequence ATGAATAAGGCAGCGAAAATTAAGCCAGTATACAGGTCAATGTTAGCCGACCTAGAAACTCCCCTCAGTGCTTATTTAAAGGTTGGGGGTCACCCGAGCTTTCTGCTCGAAAGTGTAGAGCAGGGTGAGCGAATTGCACGGTATTCATTTATTGGCACGGGTGCGCGACGAAGAATTGAGGCCCGGGGTGAAAAGGTAACGGTGACAACGCCAGATGGTATTGAAACCTTTGAATCCAAAGATCCACTTCGGATCCTGTGGGATATGACGGTTGCAGAGACTGATACACCCGAAGAGTTGCCCGATTTCTGGTCTGGGGCTGTAGGTTTCGCTTCTTACGACCTAATTAGGCTTTACGAAGACCTCCCAAATAACAATCCTGACGAGTTAAATACCCCAGATCTTTTGTTTATTGAGCCAGAGGTTCTTGTAATTTTTGATCACTTGGCAAGACGAGTCTACATTGTTGCTCCCGCTATTGAGGGGGACTCTTCTGACGAGTCCAGGGCAGCCTCAATCGTCAACGAGACTCATGACCGCCTTAGGGGCCCCTTACCTGGCGTACCGGGTGATCGTGCTGGAGAAATGACAGAGTTTAAATCCAATTTCAGTAGGGACAGCTATATGGAAGCTGTGCGTCGTTCAGTAGAATATATCCAAGCTGGCGATGTGTTTCAGGTAGTTCCTAGCCAACGCCTCTCTGCAGACCTTGGCGTACATCCCTTCGCTGTTTACCGAGCGTTAAGGGCGATAAATCCTAGTCCTTATCTCGGCTACCTTGATTTAGGTCCAGTGACCTTAGTAGCTTCGAGTCCAGAGAGTTTAGTCCGTACCCGAGGAAACAGAGTTGAAACGCTACCTATTGCTGGAACCCGGCCACGTGGTAGTACCGCTGTTGAGGACGATGCGTTAGCTCAAGAGCTTTTAGGGGATGAAAAAGAGAGGGCTGAACACATTATGCTCGTTGATTTGGGACGTAACGACTTAGGCAGGGTTTGCCGTTACGGATCCGTACAAGTCGATGACCTTATGAGGATAGAGCGATATAGCCATGTTATGCATATTGTATCAACTGTTTCGGGGGAGTTAGCACACGATAAGACACCGTTGGATGCTTTATCTAGTACGCTTCCTATGGGGACGGCTAGTGGAGCTCCAAAGATAAGAGCTATGGAAATCATTGACGAACTTGAGCCTGTAAAACGTGGCCCCTATGCAGGATCCTTTGGTTATGTCTCAGTGACCGGGGCAATGGACATGGCTCTAACCCTTAGAACTGTGGTGGTAACAGGTGGGAGATTGCACCTCCAAGCTGGTGGCGGTGTTGTTGCTGATAGTGATCCAGGATTCGAATACCAGGAAAGCCTCAATAAGCTTGCTGCACTAAGAAAAGCCGTAGAAATGGCTACAAAGGGCCTCCGGTGA
- a CDS encoding pyridoxal 5'-phosphate synthase lyase subunit PdxS, with protein sequence MDDKGLSTKLVGSTAVKTGFAEMFKGGVIMDVVNSDQAQIAEDAGAVAVMALERVPADIRAQGGVARMSNPDMIVEIIEAVSIPVMAKARIGHFVEAQILQSLGVDFVDESEVLTPADESHHINKHGFKVPFVCGATNIGEALRRIGEGASMIRTKGEAGTGNVVEAVRHARSVLGDVKMVSAKPEEELMAYAKNIGAPFDLVRDVHQSGTLPVVNFAAGGIATPADAALMMQLGVDGVFVGSGIFKSASDLSQEDQQKAWFERAQAIVRSVSHFEDPDILAEVSRGLGEAMVGINSDLLEEEQLLATRGW encoded by the coding sequence ATGGATGACAAGGGACTTTCAACTAAATTGGTTGGTAGCACAGCCGTAAAGACCGGTTTTGCCGAAATGTTTAAAGGCGGCGTCATTATGGATGTGGTTAATTCTGATCAAGCGCAAATAGCAGAGGATGCGGGAGCTGTCGCTGTCATGGCTTTGGAACGGGTACCTGCTGATATCCGGGCCCAAGGTGGCGTTGCTAGAATGAGCAATCCAGATATGATTGTCGAGATCATAGAGGCTGTCTCAATACCAGTTATGGCTAAGGCGCGTATCGGGCACTTCGTTGAGGCTCAGATTTTGCAATCTCTGGGGGTCGATTTTGTTGACGAATCAGAGGTATTGACTCCAGCTGACGAAAGCCATCACATTAATAAGCACGGGTTCAAGGTCCCATTCGTATGCGGGGCAACCAATATAGGAGAAGCTCTCCGGCGCATTGGAGAGGGTGCAAGTATGATTCGCACTAAAGGAGAGGCTGGAACTGGAAATGTGGTAGAAGCTGTCCGCCATGCCCGAAGCGTGTTAGGAGACGTGAAAATGGTTAGCGCAAAGCCTGAAGAGGAACTGATGGCGTACGCTAAGAATATCGGAGCTCCTTTCGATTTAGTTCGTGACGTTCATCAGAGCGGTACATTGCCAGTGGTAAACTTTGCTGCCGGTGGAATAGCCACCCCAGCTGACGCAGCTCTCATGATGCAACTTGGAGTTGATGGAGTATTCGTGGGTTCGGGAATATTTAAGTCAGCTTCTGACCTTTCTCAAGAGGATCAACAAAAGGCCTGGTTCGAGAGGGCACAGGCTATTGTCCGATCTGTTAGTCACTTTGAGGACCCTGACATTCTCGCTGAAGTATCCCGGGGATTGGGTGAGGCTATGGTTGGAATTAATAGCGATCTACTTGAAGAGGAACAACTTCTTGCTACTCGCGGATGGTGA
- a CDS encoding bifunctional dihydropteridine reductase/dihydrofolate reductase TmpR, with amino-acid sequence MKLRSALITGSAKGIGKSLLLALAKDGLDVALHYQNSSAEAESTAKKAKTYGGKVVSLQADVTVASEARKLVDEAHEELGSLDVLINNVGNYFRGPLSRIDDDSWHDMFNSNLHATFYTCQQAVSLMRETGFGRIINIGYAGAEYLKARPGIVGYQIAKTGVILYSKALAHTEAASGITVNVISPGVMENSTSKPVTEIPGGRTGKLGELVSATRFLLSEEASYITGVTLEVAGGWNL; translated from the coding sequence ATGAAATTAAGATCAGCGCTGATCACAGGTTCGGCAAAAGGCATTGGCAAATCTCTGCTCCTTGCTCTAGCTAAAGACGGACTTGATGTTGCGTTGCATTACCAGAATAGTTCTGCGGAAGCTGAAAGTACCGCCAAGAAGGCTAAAACTTATGGGGGAAAAGTAGTTAGCCTTCAAGCTGATGTGACGGTGGCATCTGAGGCTCGCAAACTAGTTGACGAAGCTCACGAAGAGCTAGGTAGTCTCGACGTACTAATCAACAACGTTGGAAATTATTTTCGAGGACCACTTTCTAGAATCGATGATGATTCTTGGCATGACATGTTCAATAGTAATCTGCATGCCACGTTTTATACATGTCAACAAGCAGTGTCTTTGATGCGAGAAACAGGTTTCGGGCGAATAATAAACATCGGTTATGCCGGAGCTGAATACCTAAAAGCCCGACCCGGAATTGTAGGCTATCAAATCGCTAAAACTGGAGTAATCCTATATAGCAAAGCCCTTGCGCATACCGAGGCAGCTTCTGGTATCACTGTGAACGTAATTAGTCCTGGAGTGATGGAAAATAGTACATCTAAGCCGGTAACGGAAATCCCTGGCGGGAGAACTGGCAAACTTGGGGAGCTGGTGTCTGCAACCCGTTTCTTACTCTCAGAAGAAGCTTCTTACATCACGGGCGTTACCCTAGAGGTAGCTGGTGGTTGGAATCTGTAA
- the glmM gene encoding phosphoglucosamine mutase, with protein MKALQFFGTDGIRGTAGQEPMTAEFAFQVGAAAARTLGKDQEKVRVFVGMDTRESGPMLAHAVSAGLTSRGADVLWLGVMPTPGVAYLTRKLNGTAGIVISASHNPYADNGIKFFDHLGQKLSSEIEIEIENFLSATTPKSVDGRIGRSDRYRYEDGEYLRFLLTNAPYLDGLKVGLDCANGSASRIAPYVFREIGARLVIENDQPNGQNINAECGSTHPQAILSRVTEDALEVGVTFDGDADRVLMVDRNGRLVTGDHMLAINAISRGEKAVVGTVMTNLGIENYLADQGIDVIRTQVGDRHVFEELSKQGLHLGGEQSGHILFLDLAPTGDGVLTALQTLAAVRKSGISLEAWMDEIPTYPQTLLNVEVKSQHKIKLPTHEVVEAAVKQAVERLGEAGRVSLRPSGTEPLVRVMVEGPNEPVVHDVASQIANAVRNAAKQI; from the coding sequence ATGAAGGCTCTCCAGTTCTTCGGAACAGATGGTATCCGTGGGACAGCCGGTCAGGAGCCCATGACGGCAGAGTTCGCCTTCCAAGTAGGAGCTGCTGCTGCCAGAACCTTAGGTAAAGATCAGGAAAAGGTACGTGTTTTCGTTGGAATGGACACCCGTGAATCAGGCCCAATGCTTGCCCACGCAGTATCAGCTGGGCTTACCTCCAGAGGGGCAGACGTCTTGTGGTTGGGAGTCATGCCCACTCCTGGAGTCGCTTATCTTACTAGGAAATTAAATGGGACGGCAGGCATTGTCATTAGCGCCTCTCACAACCCTTACGCAGATAACGGAATTAAGTTCTTTGACCACCTTGGTCAGAAATTAAGTTCCGAAATTGAAATAGAGATAGAAAATTTCCTCAGTGCGACGACCCCCAAATCGGTAGACGGTAGGATTGGACGATCTGACCGGTATCGTTACGAAGATGGCGAATACCTTCGATTCTTACTTACTAATGCCCCTTACTTAGATGGGCTAAAAGTAGGACTTGATTGCGCTAACGGATCTGCTTCACGCATTGCTCCGTATGTTTTTAGAGAAATTGGCGCTCGCCTTGTCATTGAAAACGATCAACCTAATGGACAGAACATCAATGCCGAGTGCGGCTCCACCCACCCACAAGCCATCCTTAGTCGAGTGACCGAAGACGCTCTCGAGGTCGGGGTGACTTTCGACGGTGATGCCGATAGAGTCCTAATGGTTGATCGAAATGGCCGACTCGTCACTGGGGATCACATGTTAGCTATCAACGCTATCTCGCGAGGCGAAAAAGCGGTCGTAGGTACCGTAATGACCAACCTAGGAATAGAAAATTACCTTGCCGACCAAGGCATAGACGTCATTCGCACGCAAGTCGGGGATCGCCACGTATTTGAGGAATTATCGAAACAAGGATTGCACCTCGGGGGCGAACAGTCAGGTCACATTTTATTCCTAGATCTAGCCCCAACCGGCGACGGCGTTCTCACCGCACTGCAGACTCTGGCGGCGGTTCGGAAATCTGGCATCTCTCTAGAAGCCTGGATGGACGAAATTCCAACCTATCCCCAAACCCTTTTAAACGTTGAGGTTAAATCGCAGCACAAAATAAAACTTCCTACCCATGAAGTGGTCGAGGCGGCAGTTAAACAGGCGGTAGAGCGACTTGGGGAAGCAGGGCGAGTTAGTTTGCGGCCCAGTGGTACCGAACCACTTGTCCGCGTGATGGTCGAGGGTCCTAACGAACCAGTTGTTCACGACGTAGCATCGCAAATAGCTAACGCTGTAAGAAATGCTGCCAAGCAAATATGA
- the polA gene encoding DNA polymerase I, which translates to MTNPQTSLFPSPAERSSTNGNTLIVIDGHALAFRSYYAIRELTNSKGQATNAVFGFVRSLLRILTEGGDETTTVVTFDAPAKTFRHEAYKDYKAGRAPTPDDLPGQIEMIKEIVGHLGLHQVEMPGLEADDLIGTIAKTCEQLGFLIEIVTSDRDAYQLISDRVCVRGLDKTERFGPTEVFEKYGVTVNQWTDYRALTGDSSDNIPGARGIGPKSAQKLLERYQNLDFILNNLDSVEPQSQAAKIRDSIDDVLQSRVLSKIVTNAPIEIDPHGWAERKINREPLLKILKRLEFGSIIRELGLAELNTVSYEEITWPLTDGAVGFVLSEASPMWANLDEMALARERKVSIAPNPTAATEYLEAAEQLDACDAKALSVLTRRIVGTPTQPGDDPLLMAYLCDVNTVQVEKVALRYGAGEWKNDAKSRAEITADLLRILRQQLDGKQLELYETIERPLQGILAAMEYRGIEVNESILNDLSASISITLKEIESYVRDLAENPDLNLNSRDQLADLLFDKLGLKAGRRTSTGKRSTAVSALEPLISSHEVVPKILTYRELSKLKNTYLDRLPKLIHPETGRIHTTFNQALVATGRLSSANPNLQNIPVRTEVGRKIRKSFVAASGWKLLVADYSQIELRILAHIADDPALINSFQNGEDIHRRTAAQIYNVESSEVSPSMRRVAKIINFGILYGMSAHRLSRELGINYDRAQSFIDTYFTGYPGVQKYIESTLSFCRDKGYVETLLGRRRHIPDIKSTNRNTREYAERTAYNMPIQGTAADIIKTAMIELAPALIPLNAHLLLQVHDELIIEAPETNINEVSKQVKATMEHAFQLKVPLVVDVGVSDNWLDAK; encoded by the coding sequence ATGACTAACCCTCAGACTTCTCTATTCCCTAGCCCGGCAGAGAGAAGCTCTACAAACGGCAACACGTTGATCGTTATAGACGGCCACGCTCTTGCATTCCGGAGTTACTACGCCATCCGAGAATTGACTAACAGTAAGGGCCAGGCAACCAACGCGGTATTCGGTTTTGTCCGATCTCTTCTGCGGATACTTACCGAAGGAGGAGATGAAACTACAACAGTAGTAACGTTCGACGCACCAGCCAAAACCTTCCGCCATGAAGCATACAAGGACTACAAAGCAGGTCGGGCACCCACCCCAGACGACCTACCTGGACAGATCGAAATGATCAAGGAAATCGTAGGTCACCTAGGACTTCATCAGGTTGAAATGCCCGGGCTTGAAGCTGACGACCTAATTGGCACAATCGCTAAGACTTGTGAACAATTAGGATTCTTAATCGAAATCGTGACAAGTGACCGAGATGCCTATCAACTCATCAGCGATAGAGTTTGTGTACGCGGACTCGACAAGACTGAACGCTTTGGACCAACCGAAGTGTTTGAGAAGTATGGGGTCACTGTTAACCAGTGGACTGATTATCGAGCCCTCACTGGAGATTCGAGCGATAACATACCAGGAGCGAGAGGTATCGGCCCTAAGAGCGCTCAAAAGCTTCTCGAGCGATACCAAAATCTCGACTTTATCCTAAATAACCTAGACTCGGTAGAACCACAATCCCAAGCGGCAAAGATTAGAGATTCAATCGATGACGTACTCCAATCCCGTGTCCTATCGAAAATTGTAACTAATGCTCCCATCGAGATAGATCCACATGGATGGGCAGAGCGAAAGATTAATCGCGAACCTTTACTGAAGATTCTAAAACGTCTCGAATTTGGCAGCATTATTCGGGAGCTTGGGTTAGCAGAATTGAATACCGTCTCCTATGAAGAGATTACTTGGCCTCTTACCGATGGCGCAGTCGGGTTCGTCCTCTCGGAAGCCAGTCCAATGTGGGCAAACCTCGACGAGATGGCACTAGCTCGTGAGCGGAAGGTCTCGATAGCTCCTAACCCGACAGCTGCAACAGAGTATCTTGAGGCTGCCGAGCAACTCGATGCTTGCGACGCAAAAGCTCTATCGGTGCTTACGCGTCGGATAGTGGGGACACCAACACAGCCAGGCGACGATCCCCTCCTAATGGCATACCTGTGTGACGTCAATACTGTTCAAGTTGAGAAAGTAGCCCTCCGATATGGGGCAGGTGAGTGGAAAAACGACGCAAAGTCACGTGCAGAAATCACGGCGGATCTCCTCCGAATCCTTAGGCAACAACTCGATGGCAAACAACTCGAGCTTTATGAAACTATAGAACGGCCTCTTCAAGGGATCCTAGCTGCTATGGAATATCGTGGAATCGAAGTTAACGAATCCATACTTAACGACCTCTCAGCATCCATATCAATAACGCTAAAAGAGATCGAATCGTACGTGCGTGACCTTGCAGAAAATCCTGATCTCAATTTGAATTCTCGGGATCAACTAGCTGACCTATTATTCGACAAGCTTGGCCTAAAAGCTGGTCGTCGGACTTCTACTGGAAAACGCAGTACCGCCGTTAGTGCCTTAGAACCACTAATATCATCTCACGAAGTTGTACCCAAAATCCTCACCTACAGAGAACTGTCTAAGCTCAAGAACACGTACCTTGACCGACTGCCTAAACTAATTCACCCTGAAACCGGGAGAATCCATACAACCTTTAACCAAGCCTTAGTAGCAACGGGCAGACTTTCTAGTGCCAACCCCAATCTCCAGAATATCCCTGTCCGCACTGAAGTGGGACGCAAGATACGAAAGTCGTTCGTAGCAGCATCTGGATGGAAACTGCTCGTAGCCGATTACTCTCAGATTGAACTGCGAATTTTGGCACATATAGCTGATGATCCTGCTCTAATTAATTCTTTCCAAAATGGCGAAGATATTCACCGCAGAACTGCAGCTCAAATCTATAACGTTGAAAGTAGCGAGGTTAGTCCCTCCATGCGCCGAGTTGCTAAGATAATCAACTTTGGGATTCTTTACGGGATGTCTGCCCACCGCCTAAGTAGAGAACTAGGCATCAATTACGATAGAGCTCAAAGCTTTATAGATACCTATTTTACTGGCTATCCAGGTGTCCAAAAATATATTGAATCAACACTTTCGTTCTGCCGCGACAAAGGATACGTCGAAACCCTACTTGGTCGGAGAAGGCATATTCCAGATATCAAAAGCACAAATCGAAACACTCGCGAATACGCTGAACGAACTGCTTACAACATGCCAATCCAAGGTACTGCTGCTGACATCATAAAAACAGCCATGATCGAACTTGCCCCCGCTCTTATCCCTCTAAATGCCCACCTGCTTTTGCAAGTTCATGACGAATTGATCATTGAAGCGCCGGAAACTAACATCAATGAAGTCTCTAAACAGGTTAAAGCCACAATGGAGCATGCTTTTCAACTTAAGGTGCCTCTGGTGGTAGATGTCGGGGTTTCGGATAATTGGTTGGATGCAAAATGA